GGTGCTGGTGGTGAGCCGCTTCCGCGTCCCGGTCGGCGAGGGCGAGACGTTCCGCGCGGAGCTGGCGGGGGCGCACGCGGTGCTGGCCGAGCGGCCCGGCTACGTCGACGGCCACGTCGGCCGCAACCTGGACGAGCCCGAGCTGTGGGTGCTCACCACGCGGTGGGAGAACGTCGGCGCCTACCGGCGCGCGCTCTCGTCGTACGACGTCAAGAT
This genomic window from Nocardioides anomalus contains:
- a CDS encoding antibiotic biosynthesis monooxygenase family protein, which codes for MLVVSRFRVPVGEGETFRAELAGAHAVLAERPGYVDGHVGRNLDEPELWVLTTRWENVGAYRRALSSYDVKMHAVPLLSRAVDEPSAYELVEPGTELNSASTRSIG